Proteins encoded in a region of the Flavobacterium sp. MDT1-60 genome:
- a CDS encoding DUF1810 domain-containing protein, whose product MAYSNNDLSRFLDAQNKLYLTAFSEIKKGKKETHWMWFIFPQIKGLGSSDTANLYAITDVKEANEFLEHPILGKHLIEISELFLTFKRKSADGILGDLDARKLRSSMTLFSLVENTNPVFKEILDAFFSGETDPLTLNIINSTIKSSTETEVL is encoded by the coding sequence ATGGCTTACTCAAACAATGATTTATCGCGTTTCCTGGATGCGCAAAATAAACTCTATCTTACTGCTTTTTCTGAAATCAAAAAAGGAAAAAAAGAGACACACTGGATGTGGTTCATTTTTCCGCAGATTAAAGGATTAGGTAGTAGTGATACTGCAAATCTTTATGCGATTACCGATGTTAAAGAAGCTAACGAATTTTTAGAACATCCTATTTTAGGAAAACATCTGATCGAAATTTCTGAACTGTTTTTGACTTTTAAAAGAAAATCAGCTGATGGAATTTTAGGTGATTTAGATGCTCGTAAATTACGCTCTTCAATGACACTTTTTTCTTTGGTAGAAAACACTAATCCTGTATTTAAGGAAATATTAGATGCATTTTTCTCTGGAGAAACAGATCCTCTTACTTTGAATATTATTAATTCAACTATAAAATCATCTACTGAAACTGAAGTGTTATAA
- a CDS encoding alpha-ketoglutarate-dependent dioxygenase AlkB: MTLFNDTELFATGLAGKKVFDIPDSELILIDNFFTKEESDRFYERLLRKTKWREYEMEIYDKIYTVPRMIAWYEDKDNPGADQNGPDWNYELLTIRGRIEKETQLDFNTVLLNLYRDGNDGVGWHSDKEHNTGPNPIIASVTFGETRMFRLRHKFSKEIPQVEIPLHHGSFLLMAGTTNSFWQHQVPKTARDVLPRINLTFRQTHRSL, translated from the coding sequence ATGACATTATTTAACGACACCGAATTATTTGCAACTGGTTTGGCAGGAAAAAAAGTATTTGATATTCCTGATTCTGAGTTGATTTTGATTGATAATTTCTTCACGAAAGAAGAGTCTGATCGTTTTTATGAAAGACTGCTTCGTAAAACCAAATGGAGAGAATATGAAATGGAAATTTACGATAAAATCTATACTGTTCCCAGAATGATTGCCTGGTACGAAGACAAGGATAATCCAGGAGCAGATCAAAATGGTCCCGACTGGAATTATGAATTACTCACCATTAGAGGTCGTATAGAAAAAGAAACACAGCTTGATTTTAATACTGTACTTCTTAACTTATACCGGGATGGAAATGATGGTGTGGGATGGCACAGCGACAAAGAACATAATACCGGACCAAACCCAATTATTGCTTCGGTGACTTTTGGAGAAACCAGAATGTTCAGGCTTCGTCATAAATTTAGCAAAGAGATTCCGCAAGTCGAAATTCCGCTGCATCATGGTTCATTTTTGTTAATGGCCGGAACAACAAATAGTTTTTGGCAACATCAGGTTCCGAAAACGGCGCGAGATGTTTTGCCAAGAATTAATTTAACTTTTAGGCAAACTCATCGTAGTTTATGA
- a CDS encoding exonuclease domain-containing protein → MKKQEYAIVDIETTGGNASGSRITEIAIIIHDGENVIDRFETLVNPEKEIPLSIFGLTGINNAMVANAPIFDAISEKVLEMLTDRIFVAHNVNFDYSFVRHQLEQAGFKWTARKLCTVRAARKIKPGLSSYSLGKLCYSLDIPLENQHRAGGDADATAILFSRLLEWDAEGEIAKMVKMTSQDQRLPPNLPPEDFNNLPEKPGVYYFYNQQKKVVYVGKAINLKKRVASHFSGHKINPQRQHFLRDIHGISFEVCATELMALLLECTEIKQLWPTYNRALKRFEAKFGIYQYEARNGYKYLAVGKLSKFQTCIHEFNSLYNAIDLLRSLAEQFEIDQRFCKYSRPEEGEFFQNNEVKSLPDVLLHNEQVDNAIDFLLSNRPSFAIIDKGRSKEERSCIWIENGHFYGMGYIPSDVAITDPSEVKNFVTPYKSNQYMVQLIFAYAEKYPGKVFFNKQFLK, encoded by the coding sequence ATGAAAAAGCAGGAATATGCCATAGTAGATATCGAAACCACAGGTGGAAACGCCAGTGGCAGCCGCATTACAGAAATTGCCATAATCATACATGACGGCGAAAATGTAATCGACCGCTTCGAAACGCTTGTTAATCCGGAAAAGGAAATTCCTCTTTCTATTTTTGGATTAACGGGTATTAATAATGCAATGGTTGCGAATGCACCCATTTTCGATGCTATTTCAGAGAAAGTACTTGAAATGCTAACCGACCGTATTTTTGTTGCCCATAATGTCAACTTCGATTATTCATTTGTGCGTCATCAGCTCGAGCAGGCGGGATTCAAATGGACTGCAAGAAAATTGTGCACCGTACGCGCCGCAAGAAAAATTAAACCAGGGTTGTCCTCTTACAGCTTAGGAAAACTTTGCTATTCGCTGGACATACCTTTAGAGAACCAACATCGGGCTGGCGGAGATGCAGATGCTACCGCAATATTGTTTTCCCGATTACTCGAATGGGACGCTGAAGGCGAGATAGCAAAAATGGTCAAGATGACTTCACAAGATCAGCGTTTACCCCCTAATCTGCCTCCGGAAGATTTTAATAATTTACCCGAAAAACCAGGTGTATATTATTTTTATAATCAGCAAAAAAAGGTAGTGTATGTGGGAAAAGCAATCAACTTAAAAAAACGTGTAGCTTCTCATTTTAGCGGTCATAAAATCAATCCGCAAAGACAGCATTTTTTGAGGGATATTCACGGGATTTCCTTTGAAGTCTGTGCCACTGAATTAATGGCGCTTTTATTGGAATGTACCGAAATAAAACAGCTTTGGCCAACCTACAACAGAGCCTTAAAACGTTTTGAAGCAAAATTTGGCATTTATCAATATGAAGCAAGAAACGGATACAAATATCTGGCCGTTGGAAAACTAAGCAAATTTCAGACTTGTATCCATGAATTTAATAGTTTGTATAATGCTATAGATTTGCTGAGAAGTCTGGCGGAGCAATTTGAAATTGATCAGAGATTCTGCAAATATTCCCGACCTGAAGAAGGAGAATTTTTTCAAAATAATGAAGTCAAAAGTCTGCCGGATGTTTTGCTTCACAACGAGCAAGTCGACAATGCAATTGATTTTCTATTAAGCAACAGGCCTAGTTTTGCCATTATAGATAAAGGCAGGTCAAAAGAGGAACGCAGCTGTATTTGGATTGAAAACGGGCACTTTTATGGGATGGGTTATATTCCGTCAGATGTTGCGATTACTGATCCATCAGAAGTAAAAAACTTTGTTACACCTTACAAAAGCAATCAATACATGGTGCAATTAATTTTTGCTTACGCAGAAAAATATCCGGGTAAAGTATTCTTTAACAAGCAGTTTCTAAAATAA
- the xth gene encoding exodeoxyribonuclease III: protein MKIATYNVNGVNGRLNVLLRWLEEAVPDIVCLQELKAPQDNFPLKAINDAGYNAIWHGQKQWNGVAILARNMEIEEVTRILPGDDEDIQSRYIEALINGIVITCLYLPNGNPAPGPKFEYKLKWFDRLAHRAETLLSLKTPVILVGDYNVMPTELDVYKPEKWVKDALFRPEVREAFKNIVSQGWTDAIRKLYPDEKIYTFWDYFRNAYQRDAGLRIDHFLLSPQIAKVLRSGGVDRHVRGWEKTSDHAPVWIEIDKK, encoded by the coding sequence ATGAAAATAGCAACATATAACGTAAACGGAGTCAACGGACGCTTAAATGTTTTATTACGCTGGCTTGAAGAAGCAGTTCCGGATATTGTCTGTCTACAGGAATTAAAAGCACCGCAGGATAATTTCCCGCTTAAAGCGATTAACGATGCAGGCTACAATGCTATTTGGCACGGACAAAAACAATGGAATGGCGTTGCTATTCTCGCACGTAATATGGAAATTGAAGAAGTAACCCGAATTCTTCCGGGAGATGATGAAGATATTCAAAGCCGTTATATTGAAGCTTTGATTAATGGAATTGTAATCACCTGTCTTTATCTCCCAAACGGAAATCCTGCTCCAGGACCTAAATTCGAATACAAATTAAAATGGTTTGATCGTCTGGCGCATCGTGCTGAAACCTTATTGAGTTTAAAAACTCCTGTAATACTTGTTGGAGATTATAATGTGATGCCAACGGAATTGGATGTTTATAAACCTGAAAAATGGGTAAAAGATGCTCTTTTCAGGCCAGAAGTACGAGAAGCTTTTAAAAATATCGTTTCGCAAGGATGGACAGATGCGATTAGAAAACTATATCCTGATGAGAAAATTTACACCTTTTGGGATTATTTTCGAAATGCTTATCAGCGAGATGCAGGGCTTAGAATTGATCATTTTTTACTCAGTCCGCAAATAGCAAAAGTATTACGCTCCGGCGGCGTCGACCGTCATGTGCGAGGCTGGGAAAAAACAAGTGATCATGCGCCAGTATGGATTGAAATTGACAAAAAATAA
- the dinB gene encoding DNA polymerase IV: protein MARAIVHMDLDTFFVSCERLTNSELRGKPLIIGGGDRGVVASCSYEARRFGVRSAMPIHMAMKLCPDAKVMKGDMELYSKLSHDVTHVLQEKAPVLEKASIDEFYLDITGMDKFHGSYKWTNELAQSVIKETGLPISFSLSINKTVSKIATGEGKPIGNLQIPENDVQAFLNPLSIQKIPMVGAVTFQLLSRIGVRKIQTLSEMPPEVLQQMIGKNGLDIWKKANGIDNTPVEPYTERKSISTEHTFSQDTIDIEKLKRILIGMVEKLAFQLRSEQWLTSTITVKIRYANFDTETKQCKIAYTSADHILTKNVMELFEKVYQRRMRLRLIGIRFSGLVRGTYQIDLFEDTEEMLSLYAAMDKMKSRYGFDAVMRCAGAHFKPNNKDEILKRIK, encoded by the coding sequence ATGGCAAGGGCGATTGTACACATGGATTTGGATACCTTTTTTGTATCCTGCGAAAGGCTAACTAATTCAGAATTAAGAGGCAAACCTCTAATTATTGGTGGTGGCGATCGCGGTGTTGTAGCCTCTTGTTCTTATGAAGCCCGACGCTTTGGAGTGCGCTCTGCGATGCCTATTCATATGGCGATGAAACTTTGTCCCGATGCCAAAGTAATGAAAGGCGATATGGAATTATATTCAAAATTATCGCATGATGTTACCCATGTTCTTCAGGAAAAAGCTCCTGTATTGGAGAAAGCCAGCATCGACGAATTCTATCTTGATATTACCGGAATGGATAAATTTCACGGAAGTTATAAATGGACGAATGAACTGGCACAATCTGTAATTAAAGAAACCGGATTACCGATTAGTTTTTCATTATCCATCAATAAAACCGTTTCTAAAATTGCTACGGGCGAAGGCAAACCAATAGGTAATTTACAAATTCCTGAAAACGATGTACAAGCATTTTTAAATCCGTTGTCGATTCAAAAAATTCCTATGGTTGGAGCTGTTACTTTTCAGCTTTTATCCCGAATTGGAGTCCGTAAAATTCAAACTTTATCTGAAATGCCTCCTGAAGTTTTACAGCAGATGATTGGCAAAAATGGATTGGATATTTGGAAAAAAGCCAACGGAATCGATAACACTCCCGTAGAACCTTACACCGAAAGAAAATCAATTTCTACTGAACATACTTTTTCTCAGGACACAATAGACATCGAAAAACTCAAAAGAATACTCATAGGAATGGTCGAAAAACTGGCTTTCCAACTTCGATCAGAACAATGGCTAACCTCAACTATTACGGTTAAAATACGCTACGCCAATTTTGATACCGAAACCAAACAATGCAAAATTGCATACACCTCAGCAGATCATATTCTGACCAAAAATGTAATGGAGCTTTTTGAAAAAGTGTACCAACGCCGAATGCGATTGCGTTTGATTGGTATTCGTTTTAGCGGATTGGTTCGCGGTACGTATCAAATTGATCTTTTTGAGGATACCGAAGAAATGCTTTCACTTTATGCCGCGATGGATAAAATGAAAAGCCGTTATGGTTTTGATGCCGTAATGCGTTGTGCCGGAGCTCATTTTAAACCGAATAATAAAGACGAAATCTTAAAACGCATCAAATAA